The Pseudobythopirellula maris DNA segment AGCTGCAAGGCGTGATCTGGGAAGACGGCTTCAAGAGCGGCGAGCTCAAGGCGCACGTTTACCCAGACGTCGCCCCGGCGATCGACCAATGGCGCGACACGGGCCGCGACGTACGGATCTACTCCTCCGGAAGCATCCACGCCCAGCGGTTGTTCTTTGCCCACAGCGAAGCGGGCGACCTGACGCCCCACTTCTCGGGCCACTACGACACGACGACCGGCCCCAAACGCGAAGCGGCCAGCTACGCGGCGATTCTCCAGGACTGGGGCCTCGCCCCCGGCGAGGTGCTGTTCCTCAGCGACGTGGTCGCCGAACTCGACGCCGCCGCCGAGGCGGGCCTAGCAACGGCGCTAGTCGTGCGGCCGGGCAACGCCCCGGTCGAGCCGGGGCACGGGCACGCCGAGATCGCATCGTTCAGCGAGATCACGCTCGCTTAGCGAGTCGGGGACGGAGCCGTACCTAGGTGCAAGATCCGTCACGGCCATCGCCCTGAAGAGCCGAGGCAG contains these protein-coding regions:
- the mtnC gene encoding acireductone synthase; the encoded protein is MIKFCGHGLLLDIEGTTSAVAYVYDVMFPYARRELGAYLVKHGKDDALVPVLDQIARDAGAAGYAEWTAGDERPLDRVRDEVVRLMDGDIKATGLKQLQGVIWEDGFKSGELKAHVYPDVAPAIDQWRDTGRDVRIYSSGSIHAQRLFFAHSEAGDLTPHFSGHYDTTTGPKREAASYAAILQDWGLAPGEVLFLSDVVAELDAAAEAGLATALVVRPGNAPVEPGHGHAEIASFSEITLA